The region ACAATTCTGAAGAGATTTTGCAATTTGTGATGTTGCTGGTTGGATGGACCTGGGCCCACATTATTTATTGGGCTGTGGTGGACCAAGACCGGAGATATAGCCCATCAGCTGTAATAATTTCCATGAGTGGACCAGAGAGAGGAGAGTACTTGAAAGAATTGTCGTTTCCATTTGACTTGGATTATTAAAATACACTGTGATACAAAAGAATTCCTCTGAAccaggggaaaaaaataaaataaaaaagttcattACACCAGTAAGCCTCATCTTCCTtcgtacaaaaaaaaaaaaaaagcccaattATTTGCAGATCTTGGGTTTTCTTGAGGAGAGGGCTACAGCTATGTTCATTGTTCTTGTGCTCTACATTGTTTTCTGCACAAACTGATCTCACTTCTTTCTGACAAGTCCCTGGACTACGGAAATGAACAGACGGAAAAATCTTGTGACTTCAGAAATGTGAAATGCATCTCCTATGGCGAGCTGCCACGGTTATCTTTTTTTGCTTGGTTTCCTCTTTCCAGCTCTTGGCAATGTCAAATGCTACGCTAATAGCATCTAGAGATGCACCAGAGAGACCTCTCTTTGTGAAGCCGACTGCATAAAGCCCGGCATTGCCTTTCCATCCATTAGGGAACTGATTTTTGGGAATCCCATCTTCGGAAAAGAACTCATTCTCCTGAGAAGCACAGATAGTCCAAATATATCAGGTTAGCCCATTGATCTTTCCCaagtagaagaaaaaataactcCTCAAGTTACATAGATCATATTGTCTTTGTGCAGAGGCAATGtctgaaatttaattttccCCGCAAGGAATCATGGTAACGAACAAAGGGTCAAAGAAACAGAACCCCATTACCTGAGAGAGATACccaaaaaaggggaaaaaacagAGTATCAGAAGCAGCAGCAACCTGACATGCTCTGATTCATTTGACATTTCTAATTCATTAATGCCTCCTGTTTATGTCTGTCACGGGTAAAAACATCTAGgccacattttttttataacaagagAGAAAACTTGTCAactacaattatttttatcagatTCTGGTCTATgtataagacaaaaaaatataccTCTGAAAAAACCAGCAATCGGACCACGGTTTTCTAAAATTTCTGAAACACAGATGTCTTTGATCAACAACAAAGACacacatgaaaaaacaattgcaaCTTCCATAACTGTCGTATAATAAATCCTAAAAAGCAAACCATTTCCTCACCTTTAGCCATGAAGGTACATTGCTGCGATACCCAGTTGCCAGAATTACAGAATCGATTTGAAGAATTTCACCATTAACTAGCTCAGCTTTGCCACTAGAGAATCTCTTTATTCCAGGGACAACCTTGATCTTACCAGATCTTATTTTTTCTAGTGCACCAATGTCCAACACTGGGGTTTTTCCTTGAGTATTCTTGAGCTGTAAAGGTCCTAAACATGGCCTTGTCAGAccatatttttcaagatttccGAGAATTAGCCAGGCAAAAAGTAATAATATCTTATCGACCATCCAAAGTGGCAGCCATTTCATCATTGTTACTGCCAACTCAAACGTTGATCTCCCAAGAATTTCCCTAGGCAAGACATGAACCTGTAGAGTattatagtaattaattaagaacTAATTATCGTTTGAGCATGTATAAGCTTAAGGTTTTATTATGATCAGGATAGCAAATTCTGTAAGACATGCTTACTCACCGAGCTGCGAACAACCATTGATGGGCTTGCGTTATGGTTGCATAGATCAAGAGAGACCTCCATGCCTGAATTGCCGCAGCCAACAACTAGTACACGCTCTCCGCGATAACTTTCACCGGATTTGTAGTCACAAGCATGCATAACATGGCCACCAAAGTCCTGCAAGCCTTCAAACTCTGGCAAGAATTTCTCTGCATTCTCACCGGTGGCCACCACAAGCCATCTGCAGATGTACTCGACCTCACTAGGATTTGAACTGCTTGTTGAAACGGTCTTAACTCTCCATAAACCAAAAGTCTCATCATACTTCGCAGACTGCACAGTCTCATTGAAATGTGGATTTATATTGAAGTGCTTGGCATAAGATTCAAGATAGTTGATGAACTGATACTTTGTGGGATATTCAGGGAAGTCCTCTGGGAATGGGAAGCTCGGTAGTTGACAGAATTGCTTAGGGATGTGAAGCTTAAGGCGATCATAGGTGCGGTTCTGCCAAAGTGAGGCAATGCAGTTTGCTCGTTCAAGCATAACGAATGGCACCCCTTGTCCTCTAAGACCAGAACCAACAGCTAGACCTGAAGGGCCAGCCCCAACTATGACAGGTCCGTTCACCCATATACATCGCCGAGCAAAGAAGTCATGATCAGGACCAGAAGTTTGAAACATGTTTGGTGTATTAAGACAAGTGTTATCCATTAAGAAGTACGTatgtttgctttttaaaatggcAAAAAGGGATTAAAAGAAGAGGACAAGTCTTTGAACAAAATGAAGTTTCCAAAGTGGGAAATAGAAGATTAGAGAGAGGGGAGAAAGAATGATGGAGATGTTGTCTTCCAAATCAAGAAACTTGTTTGATGTTTTGTGGAAAGACGGATAGGACAAATTAAGAGGAGCGGAGAGAAGAGTAGAATGGAATTTTGTTTGAAGTGATGTGTGTGGAGGGGGGAAGAGGGATTAAATAGGGAAGGGTCATCATGGCCATGAGAGTGGCGGCATGTGCTTGGGATTGGAAAACGATGCTATGAAAGCATCTTGCGGCCtccttttgtttatattaaccTTGTTTCTCTTGCATATTTTGTAATGCCGCTTACatctatttcaattttcaatgtcCGATAATAATATGCGGTggagagtttttttaaattaaaaacatattaaaataata is a window of Populus nigra chromosome 10, ddPopNigr1.1, whole genome shotgun sequence DNA encoding:
- the LOC133705947 gene encoding probable indole-3-pyruvate monooxygenase YUCCA3, giving the protein MDNTCLNTPNMFQTSGPDHDFFARRCIWVNGPVIVGAGPSGLAVGSGLRGQGVPFVMLERANCIASLWQNRTYDRLKLHIPKQFCQLPSFPFPEDFPEYPTKYQFINYLESYAKHFNINPHFNETVQSAKYDETFGLWRVKTVSTSSSNPSEVEYICRWLVVATGENAEKFLPEFEGLQDFGGHVMHACDYKSGESYRGERVLVVGCGNSGMEVSLDLCNHNASPSMVVRSSVHVLPREILGRSTFELAVTMMKWLPLWMVDKILLLFAWLILGNLEKYGLTRPCLGPLQLKNTQGKTPVLDIGALEKIRSGKIKVVPGIKRFSSGKAELVNGEILQIDSVILATGYRSNVPSWLKENEFFSEDGIPKNQFPNGWKGNAGLYAVGFTKRGLSGASLDAISVAFDIAKSWKEETKQKKITVAARHRRCISHF